ATATAATTGTAAACCATGTAAAAAACCATTATACGATGATGTATAAAAAAAGGTGTTTAATGATTGTGAAAACTTTTATTAATTCTAAATAGGGTGATATTTCACTTATTTGAAATGGGAGGGGTATGAAATACCCAGTTCCTTAAAAAAATAATAGTTATTTTAAATTGCAATCAGTAAAAGTACAACCCATCCTCCCAACAGTGAACGTGAACAAAAGTTTAACAAAAATAAATGAAAATTCAAAGAAACCAGAAGATTAATATGAAAATTCCAAACAATATAGAATGTTAATGATTCAATTTTATAACACTAATAGTAATACTGAAATAGGAAATTAATATGTCAAAATCAAGTAATGGTTCACATCAACAAAACAACTTGTTAAATCGGGCTGAAGAAGCATCTAAATTGCTGAAAGAGCATTTGGATAAAGATCATGTGGTAAGAGTGATTTCCCACAATGATTCAGATGGAATATCGGCTGCTGGTGTTATTTGCAACGCTATCGCCGAGGAAGGGGGAAAATTTCATGTTTCACTAGTACCTCGTCTAAAAGACAAAGTTCTAGAAAATCTTGCCAAGGAAAAATATCAACTCTTCTTTTTCTGTGACATGGGCAGTGGCTATGTGGAAAAAATCGGCAAACTCAAAGGACACGCCATAATTGCCGATCACCACCAGACCATGGATGATACTGGCGATGGCATGGAAAACTTGGTGCATGTAAACCCCCACCTATTTGGAATGGACGGAACACGAGATGTAAGCGCATCTGGAGTAACATATCTCACTGTACGCCCACTAAAAAAAGTGGAATTGGCAGGATTAGCCCTTGTAGGAGCATTTGGAGATATGCAATACTCTGATGGTTTTCGTGGAATTAACCAAACCATACTCGCTGAAGCCACTGAATCGGGAGTGGTAGAAGAACAAGAAGACTTGAAAATCGCTTCTAAAGTAGAACCACTTTATAAATCTCTGGCTCATACATTTCAACCAGCCATTCCAGGGATTTCAGGAGATCTTGAGGGAAGTCAGAGTTTTTTAGAGAAAATAGGCATCTCTTATGGTGTGAAATTCACTGACTTGGCCAATGAAGAGAAAGACTTTCTCAAAGAGCGTTTAGTTGATTTGAATCCTCAAATATTTGGCCAAGTATATAGTGTTCCCAAAGAAGATCCTGCACTCAGGAATTTGGAAAAATATGCAGAAATACTGGATGCTTGTGGAAAAAACAAAAAACATGCTGTTGGTTTAAGTATTTGTCTAGGTGACAGGAAGTCTGCTATACAAGAAGGAGTAGAATTTCTAAAAAAATACCATGATTCCCTTATTAAAGGAGTAAGTTGGATCAAAAGGGAAGGTTCGCAAGAGATGGACAATGTCCAATACATTTACACTGAAGATAAGGAAAAAAAGAAGATTATGGGTACTTTAGCAACGTTAGGTATTGATTTAGAGATTTTAAACCCATTCAAGCCAGTTGTAACCCTTTCACGGATGCACGACCAAGTAAAAATTTCAGGCCGTACAACCCTGAAAATGACAAGTAAGGGAGTAAACTTAGGATTTGCTCTTGAACAGGCCGCGAAAAGCTTCAACGGAGCCGGAGGTGGGCATAATATTGCAGCCGGCGCAGTAATCCCCTATCGCGATTTAGAAAATTTTAAAAATCTGGTAAATGACATAATTAGTACACAAATCAACTGAAAATAAACCTATAAAACGTCTAAATGAAATAATTTCTGTAATTACCATTTTAGGGAGCGTTTCATGCATCTTACAAGAGAAGAGGAAAAAATGTACCAGGGAGAGTTCGGCCCTGCCATTCAAAAATCCATGGAAATACTGGTAGCTCTGGGAGATATATACAGAGCAGATGGCATGGTAGAAATAGTATCAGCCCAAATATCCGGTGTTTCCTATAAAACCATAGGCGAAGCAGGGTTAGAATATTTGGAGGATCTTGCCAGTGAAGGTGCACAAGTAAAAGTGCCCAGCACATTAAACCCTGCAGGTGTGGACCTTGATAACTGGGAAAAACTGGGATTTCCTGAAGAATTCGCGAAAAAGCAGCAACTTATTGTGGAAGCATATCGTGAAATGGGTATCAGCACAACTTGCACTTGTACCCCTTATCTTGTGGGCAATGTACCCCCATTAGGAAGCCATGTTGCGTGGTCAGAGTCATCAGCAGTTTGTTATGCTAACTCCGTTCTTGGTGCACGGACTAATAGAGAAGGTGGTCCTGGAGCTTTATCTGCAGCAATATGTGGAATAACACCTAATTATGGATATCATCTAGATGAAGGTAGGATTCCGAACTTGTTAGTTGAAGTTGAAACTCCTTTAAAAGGATCTGACTATGGAGCACTAGGATATCTGGTAGGTAAAACTGTGGGTAATGGGATTCCTTATTTTAAACTGAAAAGTAGGAAGCAGGAAAAAACAAGTGTTAATAATTTAAAGGCTCTTGGTGCTGCATTAGCATCTTCTGGAGCTGTTGCTCTTTATCATGTGGAAAAAATCACTCCAGAATATCAAACTGTTAATGTAAACCTAGGAGAGTTGGAAAAAATATCTATAACTTCTGTTGACATAGCGGAAACCCGGGATCAGTTGTCTATGTATAAAGATAAGCCTGATCTTGTCTGTTTGGGATGTCCACATGCTTCTCTAGAAGAAATCCAAGAAGTGGCCAAGATTCTTAAAGGAAAAACACTAGCCAATGAGTTATGGGTGTGTACATCCATCTCTGTAAAGGCCGCCTCGGATCGGATGGGTTACACCAAAATAATTGAAAAAGCAGGAGGTCAGGTAGTCTGTGACACTTGCATGGTGGTGGCCCCAATTGAAGAAATGGATTTTAAGGTAATTGGAGTGGATTCTGCTAAGGCTGCTAACTATGTGCCGAGTATGTGTGGATTAGACGTTGTTTTTGATGATTGGGAGAACCTTATTTCTATTAAAACTTGAAATTTTTTGAGTTTGAAAACATTGCAGAATCCTATTTGAAATTTTTTTTATTTCAGGGTAAACTAATGTATTTTAAATCACCACCGCAACTACACCGTGAAAAATCGTAAGGGGCTTCATTTTCTTGTAATCTGTAGGATTCGTCACAATTTTTACAAACAATGTATCCTTCATAGTATTTTTTATCTACAAAAGCAGAAAATTCTGTTTGGATTATTCTAAATAATGTTAAATAGGATTTCAAAACGTGCTGAATATTTATTTTAAAGTTTTCTGACAAAATGGCACTGGAATGTGACAAAAGTACCAAAACGTTAATGAGCTCATTACTAAAATTCAACTCAGTTTTTCCGTGATTTTCAAAAAGGAAAAAGATTAATAGAGTATGAAATTTGATGAAAAAATCTTTTGCCTCTTCTTCCCAAGACACTTTTTGTAGCAATTGAAAAAATTCATCATCCAGGAAAAGGTTCCCTCTGAAAACATCAAACCGATCTAACCCTCCTAAAACCCTTTCAATAAGATCACTCTCATTCAAAGCCCATATATCGTCATTAATCAAATTGCGACCCAAATATAGAGAATATGACTTTTCAAAAAAATGATGTAAACTAATAAATGATTCATGATTTATGGAAAAATCATTTCTTTCCCTTTTGGGTTCGATTCCATTTTCAATGGCTTTAATCAAAACTATATTTTCTGGAAGATTACCATCAGACTTTTGTGCACTGTTAAGGGATGTCATTGAATTTTCATGTATGTTAAACAATGTTTCCCAGTAATTTTCTTCCCATAAATATCTAAATTTTCTTAACACTGTAGAAACTTCATATATATGGCCAAATTCAGTGTAAAATTCATTATAACGAATTTTTAACTCATTTACTTCATTGTCGTTTTCTGGTCCCAACATTTAATCACCATAACATTTCATGTTCAACTGTTGAAATATGTAGTATTATTTTATTAAAAAATATTAATAAATATTGTTGTTAGACTCATTCAACTATGATGTTTTAAGAGTAATTGTCATGGATTTGAAATTATTTCCAAAACTATAGAAAACCCCAAATCCATTACCACGGCCCAATATGCAGATTATTTTTGGAAAGGCCTTCACATCACCATTGCATTTGTCATGCATCAACACAACTACCGGTTGTCCAAGTATTCTAATAGAATTCGCGGATGACAACCAGTAGCCATCCCAGAGGGATTCCTGGTTAGGCTACTCGATAACCTCTAGTTGATTGGTTAAAAACAAAACCCCACCACTAGTGCTTCCATTCAAACCTCCGCTGCCAGGCCCCCTCCGGACGGCGTCCTGTGAACCCGTCAGGGTTCACGGTAGGATTCCTTGGGGGGCAGCAGAACAAGAAATACGAGAAAAAACAGTAAACACAACACCCCCAACAGCACCAAAAGAGGCAATATGAAAACAACACGCAGTAGCATTACCAGCAGGAGGACTTAGTTGAGCGGGGCTCAGCTCCTTGCTTCTCCACCATATGGACCTTAGAATAATATTATTTTGGTAAAATTTTTTATGCATAATGACTAAGATGAAATTTATGCATAATGACTAAGATGAAAATAATTTATTTACATTACAATGGTTAAAAATAGGGTTAGTATAAAAGGAAATGATTGTCCTATAACATTAAGTGGAAAAAATGAATTCTACAGACGTGATTAATTCAAAAAAACCCTCAAATTCTATTAGATTTAAATTACACTTAAGTTGGCAATTCTTCCGGATTTAGATAATTTTATCACCATTCAAACACTGCTAAAAAAGAGTTAGTGGTAAACATGGTGAAATTGAAGATATTTTTCAAAATAATCCCCTAAAACATCCTTTTGAACCATGACCCCTTATATTTTTATAGTTTTATAATAGTTTTGATTATTATCATCCAATTAGATTGATTTTTGTAATAGTTTTATAGATTGCAAACATAGTATTAGTTCAAGATATGTCACTTTAACAAACCAATATTTAGGATATTTAAAAATGGTTGAAAATAAACATCCGAAAGAGAATCTTCCTTCAAAAAAATCGGTGCGATGGATACAACATCCATTAATACAGTCAAAAAAAATAGAAGCACGCCTATATCAGCAATTACTGGCTGCAAATGTGTTAAAAAAGGGGAACACTATGATTGTGGCCCCTACTGCACTGGGAAAGACTATCGTCGCCGCTTTAGTCGCTGCGGAAAGACTTAAAAAACATCCAGATAGTAAAATTCTGCTTTTAGCACCTACTAAACCCCTAGTGATACAACATGAAGAAAGCTTCAGAAACTTTATTATATCCACTACAAGTAGTTTGACTGGGGCGGTTAAAGTTGATGAACGTGTTAAAAGGTGGGAAGAATCCCAGATTATTTGTGCAACACCCCAAACTATTGAATCAGATATTATTGCAGGACGTTACTCTCTGAAAAATGTTTCACTCCTAATATTTGATGAATGTCACCGGGGCACTGGTTCCTATGCATACGTGTTTTTGGCCAATCGTTATACTAATGAAGCCGAAGATCAGCTAATACTAGGGTTAACAGCATCTCCAGGCGGTGAAGAAGAGAAAATAGATCAAGTTTGTCAGAATCTTTTTATCAATGAAGTAGTTGTTAAAAATGAGGACGATTCTGATGTTAAACCATATTTCAACCCAATTGAAGTTGAATGGGTTAGAGTGAATCTTAAAAAAGAACAACTTACAATAAAAAGTCATTTAGATACCGTTCTGAAAAATCGGCTTAAAGGTCTTAAAAGAATGGGGGTTATAAGTTCTGTACAAAATGTAAGTAAAAAAAACATTCTTCGCGCGCGGGGAAAAGTTCAGAACAATATATCTCGCAGTACAAAACCACCTAGGGACTGTTTACTAGCAATATCTATGTTAACGGCTGTTTTAAGTCTGCTACATTCAATGGAACTGTTGGAAACACAAGGAGTTAGTAATTTACACTATTATTTCCAAAGAATGCGGAAAAAAAAGACAAAAGCTGCTCAAGGACTATTCAAAGATAAAAGTTTTAGCACCGCCGTAAATCTTACCAAAAAGGCTCAAAAAAGTGGGTTACAACATCCAAAATTAGAAAAACTAATAAAAATCCTTAAAAATGCCATTGAATCTGAAGAACAAGTTATTGTGTTCAGCCAGTACCGGGATACTGTTAACCAAATTCATGAAAAGTGCCAAAAAGAAGGTATTAAAGCTGTAAAATTTTTTGGACAAGCTAACAGAGAAACTGAAAAGGGTTTAAGCCAAAAAGAACAGAAAGAAATCATCAAAGCATTCAGAATGAAAACATACCAAGTACTTGTTTCAACTAGTGTAGCAGAGGAAGGTATTGACATCCCTAGTGTGGATCTGGTAGTGTTATATGAACCTGTTCCTTCTGAAATCCGGATGATTCAAAGACGGGGCAGAACAGGTAGGACCTCAAAAGGCCGTATGATAGTTTTAATTACTAAAAACACTAGAGATGAATCATTTTATTATTCCAGCATG
This Methanobacterium sp. DNA region includes the following protein-coding sequences:
- a CDS encoding DHH family phosphoesterase, with protein sequence MSKSSNGSHQQNNLLNRAEEASKLLKEHLDKDHVVRVISHNDSDGISAAGVICNAIAEEGGKFHVSLVPRLKDKVLENLAKEKYQLFFFCDMGSGYVEKIGKLKGHAIIADHHQTMDDTGDGMENLVHVNPHLFGMDGTRDVSASGVTYLTVRPLKKVELAGLALVGAFGDMQYSDGFRGINQTILAEATESGVVEEQEDLKIASKVEPLYKSLAHTFQPAIPGISGDLEGSQSFLEKIGISYGVKFTDLANEEKDFLKERLVDLNPQIFGQVYSVPKEDPALRNLEKYAEILDACGKNKKHAVGLSICLGDRKSAIQEGVEFLKKYHDSLIKGVSWIKREGSQEMDNVQYIYTEDKEKKKIMGTLATLGIDLEILNPFKPVVTLSRMHDQVKISGRTTLKMTSKGVNLGFALEQAAKSFNGAGGGHNIAAGAVIPYRDLENFKNLVNDIISTQIN
- a CDS encoding DUF521 domain-containing protein, whose protein sequence is MHLTREEEKMYQGEFGPAIQKSMEILVALGDIYRADGMVEIVSAQISGVSYKTIGEAGLEYLEDLASEGAQVKVPSTLNPAGVDLDNWEKLGFPEEFAKKQQLIVEAYREMGISTTCTCTPYLVGNVPPLGSHVAWSESSAVCYANSVLGARTNREGGPGALSAAICGITPNYGYHLDEGRIPNLLVEVETPLKGSDYGALGYLVGKTVGNGIPYFKLKSRKQEKTSVNNLKALGAALASSGAVALYHVEKITPEYQTVNVNLGELEKISITSVDIAETRDQLSMYKDKPDLVCLGCPHASLEEIQEVAKILKGKTLANELWVCTSISVKAASDRMGYTKIIEKAGGQVVCDTCMVVAPIEEMDFKVIGVDSAKAANYVPSMCGLDVVFDDWENLISIKT
- a CDS encoding DEAD/DEAH box helicase, whose translation is MVENKHPKENLPSKKSVRWIQHPLIQSKKIEARLYQQLLAANVLKKGNTMIVAPTALGKTIVAALVAAERLKKHPDSKILLLAPTKPLVIQHEESFRNFIISTTSSLTGAVKVDERVKRWEESQIICATPQTIESDIIAGRYSLKNVSLLIFDECHRGTGSYAYVFLANRYTNEAEDQLILGLTASPGGEEEKIDQVCQNLFINEVVVKNEDDSDVKPYFNPIEVEWVRVNLKKEQLTIKSHLDTVLKNRLKGLKRMGVISSVQNVSKKNILRARGKVQNNISRSTKPPRDCLLAISMLTAVLSLLHSMELLETQGVSNLHYYFQRMRKKKTKAAQGLFKDKSFSTAVNLTKKAQKSGLQHPKLEKLIKILKNAIESEEQVIVFSQYRDTVNQIHEKCQKEGIKAVKFFGQANRETEKGLSQKEQKEIIKAFRMKTYQVLVSTSVAEEGIDIPSVDLVVLYEPVPSEIRMIQRRGRTGRTSKGRMIVLITKNTRDESFYYSSMHRERQMKRQLSKGYEKSETPLIAKDEDVRVLERKKNSSTMENELVILVDHREARSGVTRELSNLGVKLEPVNLPFGDYQISARVAVERKSTKDFVSSLIDKRLYKQSQELIENFPNPLMILEGQDLYSSGLHPNAIRGALASLAVDFNLPIIPTRSPEDTAAMIHRLAIREFDKGSRDVQVRADKKPLTLQEQQLFIVESLPNVGPVTARKILERFKTVDRVFNASEDDLKKVDGIGETIAKNIRRVIESEYIYNSPYLRKTQESFLTDKNKPDKEFRLDQNNQG